The following nucleotide sequence is from Nothobranchius furzeri strain GRZ-AD chromosome 6, NfurGRZ-RIMD1, whole genome shotgun sequence.
ggggtgcgtcttgcttgggcctctctcctggaggcgctcagtcagaccgagtgctgacatgttgcaagacgctcctcggggcgcgtcttgcttgggcttctctccaggaggccctcagtcagacccattgttgacatgtggcaagacgctcctcggggcgcatcttgcttgggcttctctcatgaaggccctcagtcagacccattgttgatatgtggcaagatgctcctcggggcgcgtcttgcttgggcctctctcctggaggctctcagtcagactgagtgctgacatgtggcaagacgctcctcggggcgtgtcttgctggggcttctctcctggaggcgttctgtcagaccgagtgctgacatgtggcaagacgctcctcggggcgcgtcttgcttgggcttctctcctggaggccctcagtcagacccagtggtgacacgtggcaagacgctcctcagggcgcatcttgcttgggcctctctcctggagacgctcagtcagacccagtgttgacacgtggcaagacgctcctcggggcgcgtcttccttgggcctctctcctggaggcgctcagtcaaaccaagtgttgacatgtggcaagacgctcctcggggcgcgtattgcttgggtttctctcctggaggcgctcagtcagtccgagtagtgacatgtgggatgacgctcctcggggcacgtcttgcttgggcctctctcctggaggtgctcagtcagacccagtggtgacatgtggcaacacgctcctcggggcgcgtattgcttgggcctctctcctggaggccctctgtcagacccattgttgacatgtggcaagatgctcctcggggcgcatcttgcttgggcctctctgctggaggcgctcagtcggaccgggtgctgacatgtggcaagacgctcctcggggcgcgtgttgcttgggcttctctcctggaggccctcagtcagacccattgttgacatgtggcaagacgctcctcggggcgcgtcttgcttgggcctctctcctggaggtgctcagtcagacccagtggtgacatgtggcaacacgctcctcggggcgcgtattgcttgggcctctctcctggaggccctctgtcagacccattgttgacatgtggcaagacgctcctcggggcgcgtcttgcttgggcctctctcctggaggccctcaatcagacccagtgttgacatgtggcaagacgctcctcggggcgcgtcttgcttgggcctctctcctggaggcgctcagtcagaccgagtgctgacatgtggcaagacgctcctcgtggcgcgtcttgcttgggcttctctcctggaggccctcagtcagacccattgtttacatgtggatagatgctcctcggggcgcatcttgcttgggcctctctcctggaggcgctcagtcagaccgagtgctgacatgtggcaagacgctcctcggggcgcgtcttgctggggcttctctcctggaggcgctaagtcagacccagtgttgacatgtgacaagacgctcctcggggcgcgtcttgcttgggcctctctcctggaggcgctcagtcagacccagaggtgacatgtggcaagatgctcctcggggcgcgtcttgcttggtcctctctcctggaggccctctgtcagacccattgttgacatgtggcaagacgctcctcggggtgcgtcttgcatgggcctctctcctggaggcgctcagtcagaccgagtgctgacataaggcaagatgctcctcgcggcgcgtcttgctggggcctctctcctggaggcgctctatcagacccagtggtgacacgtggcaagacgctcctcggggcgcgacttgcttgggcccctctcctggaggcgctcagtcagacccagtggtgacatgtggcaacacgctcctcggggcgcgtattgtttgggcctctctcctggaggccctctgtcagacccattgttgacatgtggcaagacgctcctcggggcgcgtcttgcttgggcctttctcctggaggccctcaatcagacccagtgttgacacgtggcaagacgctcctcggggcgcgtcttgcttgggcctctctcctggaggcgctcagtcagacccattgttgacatgtggcaagacactccttggggagcgtcttgcttgggcctctctcctggaggccctctgtcagccccagtgttgacatgtgtcaagacgctcctcggggtgcgtcttgcttgggcctctctcctggaggcgctcagtcagaccgagtgctgacatgtggcaagacgctcctcggggcgcgtcttgcttgggcttctctcctggaggccctcagtcagacccattgttgacatgtggcaagacgctcctcggggcgtgtcttgcttgggcttctctcatgaaggccctcagtcagacccattgttgatatgtggcaagacgctcctcggagcgcgttttgcttgggcctctctcctggaggcgctcagtcagactgagtgctgacatgtggcaagacgctcctcggggcgtgtcttgctggggcttctctcctggaggcgttctgtcagaccgagtgctgacatgtggcaagacgctcctcggggcgcgtcttgctggggcttctctcctggaggcgttcagtcagactgagtgctgacatgtggcaagaggctcctcggggcgcgtcttgcttgggattctctcctggaggccctcagtcagacccagttgtgacatgtggcaagacgctcctcagggcgcgtcttgctcgggcctctctcctggagacgctcagtcagacccagtgttgacacgtggcaagacgctcctcggggcgcgtcttccttgggcctctctcctggaggcgctcagtcagaccaagtgttgacatgtggcaagacgctcctcggggcgcgtcttgcttgggcctctctcctggaggcgatcagtcagacccagtggtgacatgtggcaacacgctcctcggggcgcgtattgcttgggcctctctcctggagcttataacttggcttctgaatatcctaaagaggtcaagtttgttttagagtactccaattaagagccccccattaccccaaagccccccattaccccaaaggtcaccgggcctggtgtcactttaaagaagtagtccagttacacatttgtgggcttataacttggcttctgaatatcctagagaggtcaagtttgttttagagtactccaattaacagcccctattacctcaaaaaggaatggagtcattagcacttatggtttttaaatggcacccagaattatgttgcacgaagcacaatttcacatcattctgggtccatttgtgtgaaaacaaggtccaatcaggctgaaacgttacaagaaggtagaatctattgaggtgtaagtgatctgaacttttcatgatgatcgcacattcctaagggggtcaaaccatgtcccaaaggtcaccggatctggtgtcactttaaagaggtagtccagttacacatttgtgggcttataacttggcttctgaatgccctagagagatcaggtttattttagtgtactccaatcaacagcccctacaaccacaaaaaggaatggagtcattagcacttatggtttttaaatggcacccagttttatgttgcacgaagcacaatttcacatcattctgggttcttttgtgtgaaaacaaggtccaatcaggctgaaacgttacaagaaggtagaatctattgagttgtaagtgatctgaacgtttcatgatgatcgcatatttctatagagtgtcaaaccatgtcccaaaggtcatcggatctggtgtcactttaaagaagtagtccagttacacatttgtgggcttataacttggcttctgaatatcctagagaggtcaagtttgttttagattactccaatcaacagcccctattacctcaaaaaggaatggagtcattagcacttatggtttttaaatggcacccagaattatgttgcacgaagcacaatttcacatcattctgggtccatttgtgtgaaaacaaggtccaatcaggctgaaacgttacaggaaggtagaatctattgagttgtaagtgatctgaacatttcatgatgatagcactttcctaagggggtcaaaccatgtcccaaaggtcaccggatctggtgtcactttaaagaagtagtccagttacacatttgtgggcttataacttggcttctgaatgtcctagagagatcagatttgttttagtgtactccaatcaacagcccctacaaccacaaataggaatggagtcattagcacttatggtttgtaaatggcacccagaattatgttgcacgaagcacaatttcacatcattctgggtccatttgtgtgagaacaaggtccaatcaggatgaaacattacaagaaggtagaatctattgagttgtaagtgatctgaacgtttcatgatgatcgcacattcctatagggggtcaaacctagtcccaaaggtcactgggcctggtgtcactttaaagaagtagtccagttacacctttgtgggcttacaacttggcttctgaatatcctaaagaggtcaggtttgttttagagtactccaattaagagcccccattaccccaaaaaggaatggagtcattagcacttatggtttttaaatggcacccagaattatgttgcacaaagcacaatttcacatcattctgggttcatttgtgtgaaaacaaggtccaatcaggcggaaacattacaggaaggtagaatctattgagttgtaagtgatctgaacgtttcatgatgatagcactttcctaagggggtcaaaccatgtcccaaaggtcaccggatctggtgtcaatttaaataagtagtccagttacacatttgtgggctcataacttggcttctgaatgtcctagattgatcaggtttgtttcagagtactccaatcaacagcccctacaaccacaaaaaggaatggagtcattagcacttatggtttttaaccctTGTATTATgttgaaaaaaaatcacattggtTATGTTGCGGGTCATTTTGACCCGCCCTGTCTAAATTCACTTAGAACTGTAAAAAaaactgcaataaaacaggaaCTTTATTTTCcattagaaaaaacatttaaaacacagacacacaataaAGTTTGAATATCCAGAACTATTTGTAAGAACTAGTTAGTAAAAGTTTTCCTTCTTTACAAACACTTTTATTTTTCTCAGATTTTCAATGTTCAACATTTTCAGTGTTGTCCACATGATGGACAGAGTGTAACTGTGTGCTTTCTGCAAATGCACTTCTTGCACTTCTCACAAACGGTGCTTGTTTTAATGTCTTATTGTGAGGGACAGACCTGGCATCTTTTTCATTTCTTTGCACCTGTATCCACTGGATTCATTGTACATTGGTCAGATGATGCAGACCTGACGTTTTCAAtgatagctgctgctgctggggatCGAGCTGGTCTGGCTCGCCTCTGGATCTCGGGGGTGACAAGACTTTTGCCCAGTTCTTCTAGGAAAAGCCGACGTCGGTACAGTTTGCCGACATTCCAATGTTGGTTGATTTCAGTCCACAGGACAAAGGCACTGTAAGCTGACACATCCACAATGTTGTAGAAAATCACCAAGGGCCAACGAGCTATTTTGCGCTGGCAGCTGTATGTTGCTGTGACTTTGTCAAGATTGTCTACTCCTCCTTTGGTGGAGTTGTAGTCCAGGATCATTTGTGGTTTTTTGTCTTCTCTTGTGCTCAGAGATGCATCTGTGTGCATTGTGCTCATGAcaagaacatttttgtttttctttgggcAGTATGAAACAACTGTTGCTTTCTCGGTGAAAACAAATTTTGAGGAATGTGGAGGTCTTCCCTGCATCTTCAGAATTTCACTGGGAAGTTCTGGTTTATTTTTCCTGATTGTTCCCAACATAGTGAGCTTTCTTTTCTGAAGTTCATCTCCAAGCCAGTAGGATGTAAAGAAGTTGTCACAGGTGATGTTATGCCCTTGCAGCCCTTCACTCATCTGCAGCACCACACGCATCCCCTGATTCTTCTCAGATGCCTCTCCAGGTAGCTTTCCAGTGTACACCTGCATATTCCATGCATAGCTAGATTTAGCATCACAAGCTGCCCATATTTTGATGCCTTACTTGGCCGGCTTGTTGGGCATATACTGTCGGAAAGGACAGCGGCCCCTGAATGGAACAAGGCGCTCATCTACAGTCACATGGGGACCAGGGTTGTACAACAAAGGTAGAATCTCCACCCATTTATCCCATACATCTCTGATTGCAGCAAGTTTGTCTCTTTCACAGCGACTGGCTCTGGTTTCACGGTTGTCAAATCGGATCACACGAGATATCTTGTGAAATGTCTCAAGAGACATTGTTGCACGAAAGATCGGCCTTCCCTTCTCTTCATTCCATAGACTTGCAGTTGCTTCTCCCTTTGACCTGTATACTCCAGCTAATACCAGGATTCCAATATAAGCATGCAAGtcagtcagagaggtcaggtttaatttagagtactccaattaacagcccccattaccccaaaaaggaatggagtcattagcacttatggtttgtaaatggcacccagaattatgttgcacgaagcacaatttcacatcattctgggtccatttgtgtgaaaacaaggagcgtcttgacacaatgggtctgactgagggcctccaggagagaagcccaagcaagacgcgccgcgaggtgcgtcttgccacatgtcagcactcggtctgactgagcgcctccaggagagaggcccaagcaagacgcacccggaggagcgtcttgacacatgtcaacactggggctgacagagggcctccaggagagaggcccaagcaagacgctccccaaggagtgtcttgccacatgtcaacaatgggtctgactgagcgcctccaggagagaggcccaagcaagacgcgccccgaggagcgtcttgccacgtgtcaacactgggtctcattgagggcctccaggagagaggcccaagcaagacgcgccccgaggagcgtcttgccacatgtcaacaatgggtctgacagagggcctccaggagagaggcccgagcaatacgcaccccgaggagcgtgttgccacatgtcaccactgggtctgactgagcgcctccaggagagaggcccaagcaagtcgcgccccgaggagcgtcttgccacgtgtcaccactgggtctgattgagcgcctccaggagagaggccccagcaagacgcgccccgaggagcatcttgccttatgtcagcactcggtctgactgagcgcctccaggagagaggcccaagcaagacgcgccccgaggagcgtcttgccacatgtcaacaatgggtctgacagagggcctccaggagaaaggcccaagcaagacgcgccccgaggagcatcttgccacatgtcacctctgggtctgactgagtgcctccaggagagaggcccaagcaagacgcgccccgaggagcgtcttgtcacatgtcaacactgggtctgacttagcgcctccaggagagaagccccagcaagacgcgccccgaggagcgtcttgccacatgtcagcactcggtctgactgagcgcctccaggagagaggcccaagcaagatgcgccccgaggagcgtcttgccacatgtaaacaatgggtctgactgagggcctccaggagagaagcccaagcaagacacgccccaaggagcgtcttgccacatgtcagcactcggtctgactgagcgcctccaggagagaggcccaagcaagacgcgccccgaggagcgtcttgccacgtgtcaacactgggtctgattcagggcctccaggagagaggcccaagcaagacgcgccccgaggagcgtcttgccacatgtcaacaatgggtctgacagagggcctccaggagagaggcccaagcaatacgcgccccgaggagcgtgttgccacatgtcaccactgggtctgactgagcacctccaggagagaggccaaagcaagacgcgccccgaggagcatcttgacacgtgtcaacactgtgtctgactgagcgcctccaggagagaggcccaagcaagacgcgccccgaggagcgtcttgccacatgtcgacaatgggtctgacagagggcctccaggagagaggcccaagcaatacgcgccccgaggagcgtgttgccacatgtcaccactgggtctgactgagcgcctccaggagagaggcccaagcaagacgcgccccgaggagcgtcttgccacatgtcaacacttggtctgactgagcgcctccaggagagagtcccaagcaagacgcgccccgaggagcgtcttgccacgtgtcaacactgtgtctgactgagcgtctccaggagagaggcccaagcaagacgcgccccgaggagcgtcttgccacgtgtcaccactgggtctgactgagcgcctccaggagagaggcccaagcaagacgcgccccgaggagcgtcttgccacatgtcaccactgggtctgattgagcacctacaggagagagggcccagcaagacgcgccccgaggagcatcttgccttatgtcagcactcggtctgaatgagcgcctccaggagagaggcccaagcaagacgcgccccgaggagcgtcttgccacatgtcaacaatgggtctgacagagggcctccaggagagaggcccaagcaagacgcgccccgaggagcatcttgccacatgtcacctctgggtctgactgagcgcctccaggagagaggcccaagcaagacgcgccccgaggagcgtcttgccacatgtaaacaatgggtctgactgagggcctccaggagagaagcccaagcaagacgcgccccgaggaacgtcttgccacatgtcaacaatgggtctgacagagggcctccaggagagaggcccaagcaatacgcgccccgaggagcgtgttgccacatgtcaccactgggtctgactgagcgcctccaggagagaggcccaagcaagacgcgccccgaggagcgtcttgctacatgtcaacacttggtctgactgagcgcctccaggagagagtcccaagcaagacgcgccccgaggagcgtcttgccacgtgtcaacactgtgtctgactgagcgtctccaggagagaggcccaagcaagacgcgccccgaggagcgtcttgccacgtgttaccactgggtctgactgagtgcctccaggagagaggcccaagcaagacgcgccccgaggagcgtcttgccacgtgtcaccactgggtctgattgagcgcctccaggagagaggccccagcaagacgcgccccgaggagcatcttgccttatgtgagcactcggtctgactgagcgcctccaggagagaggccaattcctttttgtggttgtaggggctgttgattggagtacactaaaacaaacctgatctctctaggacattcagaagccaagttataagcccacaaatgtgtaactggactaattctttaaagtgacaccaggcccagtgacctttgggacatggtttgaccccctataggaatgtgcgatcatcatgaaacgttcagatcacttacaactcaatagattctaccttcttgtaacgtttcagcctaattggaccttgttttcacacaaatggacccagaatgatgtgaaattgtgcttcgtgcaacataattctgggtgccatttacaaaccataagtgctaatgactccattcctttttggggtaatgggggctgttaattggagtactctaaattaaacctgacctctctaggatattcagaagccaagttataagcccacaaaggtgtaactgcactacttctttaaagtggcaccaggcctggtgacctttgggacatggtttgaccccctataggaatgtgtgatcatcatgaaacgttaagatcacttacaactcaatagattctaccttcttgtaacgtttcagcctgattggaccttgttttcacacaaatggacccagaatgatgtgaaattgtgcttcgtgcaacataattctgggtgccatttacaaaccataagtgctaatgactccattcctttttgtgattgtaggggctgttgattggagtacactaaaacaaacctgatctctctaggacattcggaagccaagttataagcccacaaatgtgtaactggactacttctttaaagtgacaccagatccgttgacctttgggacatggtttgacccccttaggaaagtgctatcatcatgaaacgttcagatcacttacaactcaatagattctacctttttgtaacgtttcagccctattggaccttgttttcacacaaaagaacccagaatgatgtgaaattgtgcttcgtgcaacataattctgggtgccatttaaaaaccataagtgctaatgactccattcctttttgtggttgtagggactgttgattggagtactctgaaacaaacctgatcaatctaggacattcagaagccaagttatgagcccacaaatgtgtaactggactacttctttaaagtgacaccagatccggtgacctttgggacatggtttgacccccttaggaatgtgcgatcatcatgaaacgttcagatcagttacaactcaatagattctaccttcttgtaacgtttcagcctgattggaccttgttttcacacaaatggacccagaatgatgtgaaattgtgcttcgtgcaacataattctgggtgccatttaaaaaccataagtgctaatgactccattcctttttgaggtaataggggctgttaattggagtactctaaaacaaacttgacctctctaggatattcagaagcagagttataagcccacaaatgtgtaactggactacttctttaaagtgacaccaggcccggtgacctttgggacatggtttgaccaccttaggaatgtgcgatcatcatgaaacgttcagatcacttacaactcaatagattctaccttcttgtaacgtttcagcctgattggaccttgttttcacacaaatggacccagaatgatgtgaaattgtgcttcgtgcaacataattctgggtgccatttaaaaaccataagtgctaatgactccattcctttttgaggtaataggggctgttgattggagtactctaaaacaaacttgacatctctaggatattcagaagccaagttataagccaacaaatgtgtaactggactacttctttaaagtgacaccagatccggtgacctttgggacatggtttgaccccctataggaatatgcgatcatcatgaaacgttcagatcactgacaactcaatagattctaccttcttgtaacgtttcagcctgattggaccttgttttcacacaaaagaacccagaatgatgtgaaattgtgcttcgtgcaacataaaactgggtgccatttaaaaaccataagtgctaatgactccattcctttttgtggttgtaggggctgttgattggagtacactaaaataaacctgatctctctagggcattcagaagccaagttataagcccacaaatgtgtaactggactacttctttaaagtgacaccagatccggtgacctttgggacatggtttgacccccttaggaatgtgcgatcatcatgaaacgttcagatcacttacaactcaatagattctaccttcttgtaacgtttcagcctgattggaccttgttttcacacaaatggacccagaatgatgtgaaattgtgctttgtgcaacataattctgggtgccatttaaaaaccataagtgctaatgactccattcctttttgatgtaataggggctgttaattggagtactctaaaacaaacttgacctctctaggatattcagaagccaagttataagcccacaaatgtgtaactggactacttctttaaagtgacaccaggcccggtgacctttgggacatggtttgaccccctataggaatgtgcgatcatcatgaaaagttcagatcacttacaactcaatagattctaccttcttgtaacgtttcagcctgattggacctagttttcacacaaatgaacccagaatgatgtgaaattgtgcttcgtgcaacataattctgggtgccatttacaaaccataagtgctaatgactccattcctttttgatgtaataggggctgttaattggagtactctaaaacaaacttgacctctctaggatattcagaagccaagttataagcccacaaatgtgtaactggactacttctttaaagtgacaccaggcccggtgacctttgggacatggtttgaccccctataggaatgtgcgatcatcatgaaaagttcagatcacttacaactcaatagattctaccttcttgtaacgtttcagcctgattggacctagttttcacacaaatgaacccagaatgatgtgaaattgtgcttcgtgcaacataattctgggtgccatttacaaaccataagtgccaatgactccattcctttttgtggttgtaggggctgttgattggagtacactaaaacaaacctgatctctctaggacattcagaagccaagttataagcccacaaatgtgtaactggactaattctttaaagtgacaccaggcccagtgacctttgggacatggtttgaccccctataggaatgtgcgatcatcatgaaaagttcagatcacttacaactcaatagattctaccttcttgtaacgtttcagcctaattggaccttgttttcacacaaatggacccagaatgatgtgaaattgtgcttcgtgcaacataattctgggtgccatttacaaaccataagtgctaatgactccattcctttttggggtaatgggggctgttaattggagtactctaaattaaacctgacctctctaggatattcagaagccaagttataagcccacaaaggtgtaactgcactacttctttaaagtgacaccaggcctggtgacctttgggacatggtttgaccccctataggaatgtgtgatcatcatgaaacgttaagatcacttacaactaaatagattctaccttcttgtaacgtttcagcctgattggaccttgttttcacacaaatggacccagaatgatgtgaaattgtgcttcgtgcaacataattctgggtgccatttacaaaccataagtgctaatgactccattcctttttgtggttgtag
It contains:
- the LOC139070428 gene encoding piggyBac transposable element-derived protein 4-like, with translation MQVYTGKLPGEASEKNQGMRVVLQMSEGLQGHNITCDNFFTSYWLGDELQKRKLTMLGTIRKNKPELPSEILKMQGRPPHSSKFVFTEKATVVSYCPKKNKNVLVMSTMHTDASLSTREDKKPQMILDYNSTKGGVDNLDKVTATYSCQRKIARWPLVIFYNIVDVSAYSAFVLWTEINQHWNVGKLYRRRLFLEELGKSLVTPEIQRRARPARSPAAAAIIENVRSASSDQCTMNPVDTGAKK